GCAGCATCCCCGGGTGCAGGAGCAGGAGGCTCGCCGCGATGTTCGCCCCGTTGGAGTACCCCGCGGCGAAGATCCTCTCGGCGTCGAACCGGTACTCGCCGGCGGCCCACCGGACGAAACCGGCCAGCTCGTGGGTCCTGCGCACCAGATCTTGGTGGTCGAAGACGCCTTCGGCGAGGCGCCGGAAGAACCGCGGCATTCCGTTCTCCAGTACCCTGCCCCGGGGGCTCAGCAGAGCCGCGCCCGGGGCAAGCGCCCTCCCGAGGGGCAGGAGATCCTCCTCGTTCCCCCCGGTCCCGTGCAGCAGCAGGAGGACGGGGGCCTCCGGATTCCTGCCGGGCAGGAAGCGGTGTACGAAGTCCGTCCCTCTCACGCCGGCTCCCCGGCGGGAACGGAGACCGGCGGGAGGGAGCGCTCTATCTCCTCCCTGCGCC
The Rubrobacter xylanophilus genome window above contains:
- a CDS encoding alpha/beta hydrolase, whose amino-acid sequence is MRGTDFVHRFLPGRNPEAPVLLLLHGTGGNEEDLLPLGRALAPGAALLSPRGRVLENGMPRFFRRLAEGVFDHQDLVRRTHELAGFVRWAAGEYRFDAERIFAAGYSNGANIAASLLLLHPGMLRGAVLFRPMVPFEPEDPPDLSGTGVFIAAGRHDPLIPPGHPERLAAILREAGAEAELRWYEAGHALGPGEVEEARDWLSGALRRTRQ